A stretch of DNA from Pseudonocardia hierapolitana:
CTCAATCGCGGTCGGGTGATCTCCCCTACTCCGTCCGGAGGCCCGCGTACCCTGGCGCTCCGTGAGCTTCCCGCGCCATCTCGCCCGGCCGATCGGCCTGCTGCTCGGGCTCGGGCTCCTCGCCGGTGTGGTCGTCGCGGGGATGACCTTCCCCGTCGCCGCCGGCCTCGGGCTGGTCGCGAGCGACACCGGAGACAGCGTCAACACGGTGTCGGCAGACCTCGTGGACGGCCCGCTGCCGCAGACCACCACGGTCACCGACTCGTCCGGCGTGCCGATCGCGCGGTTCTTCGAGCAGGGCCAGAACCGCCACTCCGTCACGGCCGACCAGATCTCGCCCGCCATGAAGGCGGCGATCGTCGCGATCGAGGACCGGCGGTTCTACCAGCACCAAGGCGTCGACTGGCAGGGCACGCTGCGTGCCCTCGCGGCCAACTCCGCGTCCGGCACGGTCGTGCAGGGCGCGTCCACGCTCACCCAGCAGTACGTCAAGAACTACATGCTCTACGTGGCGGCCGAGACCGAGACGGAGCGGCTCAAGGCCACCGAGCAGACCCCCGCGCGCAAGCTCAAGGAAGCGCAGATCGCGCTCCAGATGGAGCAGCGGCTCTCCAAGGACGAGATCCTCACCCGGTACCTCAACATCGTCTCGTTCGGCAACGGGGCGGCCGGGATCGCGGCGGCGGCGCGCACGTACTTCAACACCACGCCCGACCAGCTCACGGTTCCCCAGGCCGCGCTGCTCGCCGGGATGGTCAACAGCACGTCGGCGTTCGACCCGGTCACCAACCCGCAGGCCGCGCTCGAGCGGCGCAACCTCGTCATCCAGCAGATGCGTGACCAGCAGATGATCGACCAGGCGCAGGCGGAGGCGGCGCTCGCCGCGCCGCTCGATCTGGCCGACCCGCTCAACACCCAGCCCAACGGGTGCATCGGCGCGGGCGACGCCGGGTTCTTCTGCAAGTACGTGGTGGAGTACCTCACCGAGGCCGGGTTCTCCCTCGAGCAGCTCAACCGCGGCGGCTACACGATCAAGAGCACGCTCGACCGCAACGTGCTCAACCACATGAAGGCCTCGCTCGACGCGGAGGTCCCGCCGCGCCAGCCGAACGTCGCCAACGTGATGTCGGTGGTGCAGCCCGGCACCGAGAAGCACCGCGTGCTCGGCATGGCGTCCAGCCGCACGTTCGGCCTCGACGCCGAGGAGATGGAGACGAGCTACGGGCTGCCGTACGAGCCGGTCAACCTGGGTGCGGGCTCCACCTACAAGATCTTCACCGCCGCCGCGGCCCTCGAGAAGGGCATGGGCATCAACTACGAGCTCTCGGTGCCGCCGAGCGGGTACGCCTCCCCGATCTACGTCGACGGCGCGGGCCGGCCGCTCCCGGTCCGCAACTCCAACGAGAACATGCCCGAGCGCATGTCGCTCACCGACGCGCTGGCGCAGTCGCCCAACACCGCGTTCATCAAGCTGGAGGAGTTCACCGGGGTCCCGCCGGTCGTCGACATGGCGGTGCGGCTGGGGATGCGCTCGCTCGCCACCACCCCGTTCGTCGACCCGAGGACCGGCAGGCCGACCGACCGCTCGATCGCCGAGGTCACCAAGGCGCAGAACCTGGCGTCGTTCACCCTCGGTGTCAGCCCCACGAGCGTGCTGGAGCTGGCCAACGTCGGCGCCACGCTCGCCAGCGCTGGCAAGTGGTGCCCGCCCAGCCCGATCGAGTCGATCACCGATGTCGCCGGCAACCCGGTCCCGGTCACCGAGGCCCCCTGCGAGCAGGCCGTCGAGCCGGGGCTGGCCAACGCGATGTTCAACGCGCTCGGCAAGGACGACCTGCCCGGCGGCACCGCGGCAGGCGCCGCCGGCCAGGTGGGCTGGAACCGGCCGATGGCCGGCAAGACCGGCACCACCCAGCAGCACAAGTCGGCGGCGTTCGTCGGGTTCGTCCCGCAGATGGCCGGCGCGGTGATCACGTTCGACAACTCCCGCTCGCCCCGCCCGCTCTGCGACGGCGCGGGCTCGCCGTTCCCGTGTCGCAGCGGCAACATCTTCGGCGGCAAGACGCCCGCCGAGACGTGGTTCGGCGCGATGAAACCGCTGCTCGACCCGCTGCCGCCGCTGGCCTTCCCCGTCGTGGAGGACAGGTTCCTCGTCGGTGGCGAGGAGTCCCGCATCCCCGACGTCATCGGCGACTCGGAGAACGAGGCGCGCGAGGAGCTCGAGGAGGCGGGCTGGCAGGTGTCGGTGCGCGAGGTCGACAACGCGGCCGACCGGGGCACGGTCGTCGGCCAGAGCCCGCGCGGGTCGGCGCTGCCCGGCGAGACCGTCGAGATCAGCATCTCGAGCGGTGAGGCGCCGCCGGCCCCCGACGCACCCGGCGACGATGACGACGACGATGACGACGGCGGGGACGGGGACTAGCCGGCGGTCGCCGAGCGGACCACAGCCGGACAGCGCGGATCACAGGCGCGCGACGCCCTCGAAAGGGGGCCCGCCGCATCCCGCACGCTTCGCCCGTACGGGTGAGCGTTGCGGCGGCACGGCCGGCGCTTCCTCGATCGAGGAGGTACCCGCACCTACCATCCGCCCGCGTGACTGCCTGTTCGGATGGTTCGTCGTCCGCGCGGGACGCGCGTGCCGACGGCTCGTCCGCGGACAGCAGGCCAGGGCCGGCGGTCCCCCGCCCCCGCACCCCGGGGCCGTCCGATCCGCCGCCGCGGCCGCGGATCGTCGAGGAGCCCGGTATCCTCGGGCTCTCCCGCCTGACCCGCGGGCGGTTCGGCTCGCGGCTGTTCAACGCGTTCTTCCTGCTGGTGTTCGCGCTGATCATCATCCAGATGATCTCGGCGATCCTCGAGAACCCCTGGTAGTGCGGCCGCACGGGCACTGAGAACCCGCTGTGGCGGCGCTGCGGCCCGCACCGGTGTTGTGGGTACCCCCGGATACCCTGACCGACAACGGCAGGCCCACGCCCCGGAGGAGGTGAGGAGCGATCGCCACGCAGCTGAGCGCCCCCACCTCGCTCCGCGTCCGCAGCGTGCTCGCCATCCCGGCGTTCCGCAGGTTGTGGCTCGTCACCTCGGCCGCGGGCATCTGCGACTGGATGAGCCTGCTCGCGCTCTCCGCACTCGCCACCCAGCTCACCAGCGGTTACGCCGCGCAGAGCTTCGCGCTCGGCGGGGTGGTGGCCACCAAGCTGTTCCCGGCGCTCGTCCTCGGGCCGCTCGCCGGGGCGCTGGCCGACAAGTTCGACCGCCGCCGCGTGATGGTGGTGTGCGACCTGCTCCGGTTCGGGCTCTTCGTCTCGATCCCGCTCGTGGGGTCGCTGTGGTGGCTGTTCGTCGCCACGTTCCTGATCGAGATCTGCGCGCTGTTCTGGATCCCGGCCAAGGACGCGTCGGTGCCCAACCTGCTGCGCAGGCCCGACCAGGTGGAGACGGCCAACCAGCTCAACCTCGTGATGACCTACGGCGTCGCGGTGATCACCGCGGCCAGCCTGTTCGCGGTGATCACCCGCGTGGGCGGGGTCGTCGGCGGCAGCGGGTCGGCACTGCCCACCGTGTTCGTCGCCC
This window harbors:
- a CDS encoding transglycosylase domain-containing protein, with the translated sequence MSFPRHLARPIGLLLGLGLLAGVVVAGMTFPVAAGLGLVASDTGDSVNTVSADLVDGPLPQTTTVTDSSGVPIARFFEQGQNRHSVTADQISPAMKAAIVAIEDRRFYQHQGVDWQGTLRALAANSASGTVVQGASTLTQQYVKNYMLYVAAETETERLKATEQTPARKLKEAQIALQMEQRLSKDEILTRYLNIVSFGNGAAGIAAAARTYFNTTPDQLTVPQAALLAGMVNSTSAFDPVTNPQAALERRNLVIQQMRDQQMIDQAQAEAALAAPLDLADPLNTQPNGCIGAGDAGFFCKYVVEYLTEAGFSLEQLNRGGYTIKSTLDRNVLNHMKASLDAEVPPRQPNVANVMSVVQPGTEKHRVLGMASSRTFGLDAEEMETSYGLPYEPVNLGAGSTYKIFTAAAALEKGMGINYELSVPPSGYASPIYVDGAGRPLPVRNSNENMPERMSLTDALAQSPNTAFIKLEEFTGVPPVVDMAVRLGMRSLATTPFVDPRTGRPTDRSIAEVTKAQNLASFTLGVSPTSVLELANVGATLASAGKWCPPSPIESITDVAGNPVPVTEAPCEQAVEPGLANAMFNALGKDDLPGGTAAGAAGQVGWNRPMAGKTGTTQQHKSAAFVGFVPQMAGAVITFDNSRSPRPLCDGAGSPFPCRSGNIFGGKTPAETWFGAMKPLLDPLPPLAFPVVEDRFLVGGEESRIPDVIGDSENEAREELEEAGWQVSVREVDNAADRGTVVGQSPRGSALPGETVEISISSGEAPPAPDAPGDDDDDDDDGGDGD